In Solanum pennellii chromosome 3, SPENNV200, a single window of DNA contains:
- the LOC107015059 gene encoding ABC transporter G family member 36-like, translated as MEGEKVNGGPRRLGSSRSSMSRTMSRSRSRASWMVEDVFNPMPSRRSTRGEEDEEALTWAALERLPTYDRLRKTVLKSFAESENQGNKKVVHKEVDVRNLGINERQEFIDRFFRVAEEDNEKFLRKFRNRIDKVGITLPTVEVRYEHLTIEADCYIGDRALPSLPNAARNIAESALSCVGINLAEKTKLTILKDASGIIKPSRMTLLLGPPSSGKTTLLLALAGKLDPSLKVKGEITYNGHGLKEFVPQKSSAYISQNDVHVAEMTVKETLDFSARCQGVGSRYELLTELARRERDAGIFPEAEIDLFMKATAVEGLESSLITDYTLRILGLDVCRDTIVGDEMIRGISGGQKKRVTTGEMIVGPTKTLFMDEISTGLDSSTTFQIVKCLQQIVHLTEATILMSLLQPAPETFDLFDDIILLSEGQIVYQGPREHVLEFFETCGFKCPERKGTADFLQEVTSKKDQEQYWVNKHKPYQYISVSEFAKRFKRFHVGLRIENELSVPYDKTRSHPAALIFKKYTVPTLELLKTNFDKEWLLIKRNSFVYIFKTVQIVIVALIASTVFLRIKMHHETEDDGGVYVGALIFGMVSNMFNGFSELSLIIQRLPVFYKHRDLLFHPPWTFTLPTVLLKVPISVFETIVWMVMTYYTIGFAPEASRFFKQSLLIFLIQQMAAGLFRLTAGVCRTMIIANTGGALTLLLVFLLGGFILPRGSIPDWWRWGFWVSPLSYGFNAFTVNEMFAPRWMNRTASDGITRLGVQVMRSFDVFAEKRWFWIGAAALLGFTILFNILFTFVLMYLSPLNKPQAILSKEQARDMEADQEESRDPPRLRVNRSKRDDLPRSLSAADGNRTREMEIRRMSSRTGSTGLHRNEDANLEAANGVAPKKGMILPFTPLAMSFEDVSYFVDMPPEMRDQGVTEDRLQLLREVTGAFRPGVLTALMGVSGAGKTTLMDVLAGRKTGGYIEGDVRISGFPKNQETFARVSGYCEQTDIHSPQVTIHESLLFSAFLRLPKEVRKEDKMVFVDEVMDLVELDNLKDAIVGLPGVTGLSTEQRKRLTIAVELVANPSIIFMDEPTSGLDARAAAIVMRTVRNTVDTGRTVVCTIHQPSIDIFEAFDELLLMKRGGQVIYAGPLGRHSQKIIDYFEAIPGVQKIKEKYNPATWMLEASSISTETRLGMDFAEYYRSSALHQRNKALVNDLSTPPPGAKDLYFTTQYSQPTWGQFKSCFWKQWWTYWRSPDYNLVRFFFSLAAALMIGTIFWNIGSKIVTSGDLMIVIGAMYAAVLFVGINNCSTVQPIVAVERTVFYRERAAGMYSALPYAMAQVIAEIPYVLIQTTYYTLIVYAMIGFEWTAAKFFWFYFVTFFSFLYWTYYGMMTVSITPNHQVAAIFAAAFYALFNLFSGFFIPRPRIPKWWIWYYWICPVAWTVYGCIVSQYGDVEATIKVPNMARDPMIKDYIKDHFGYNPDFMAPVAVVLVGFAVFFAFMYSYAIKTLNFQTR; from the exons ATGGAAGGTGAAAAAGTAAATGGAGGACCGAGGAGGTTGGGGAGTAGTAGGAGTAGTATGAGTAGAACGATGAGTAGAAGCAGAAGCAGAGCAAGTTGGATGGTAGAAGATGTGTTCAATCCAATGCCGAGTAGAAGAAGTACTCGtggagaagaagatgaagaagcacTCACGTGGGCTGCGTTAGAGAGATTGCCGACTTACGATCGATTGAGAAAGACGGTGCTCAAATCGTTCGCCGAGAGCGAAAATCAAGGGAATAAAAAAGTTGTTCATAAGGAAGTTGATGTTCGGAATCTGGGAATCAATGAACGCCAAGAGTTTATTGATCGCTTTTTCAGAGTTGCAGAGGAAGATAATGAAAAGTTCCTCAGAAAGTTCAGAAATCGAATCGACAA AGTTGGAATTACCCTTCCTACAGTAGAAGTTCGTTACGAACACTTAACGATCGAAGCTGATTGCTATATCGGCGACAGAGCTCTTCCCTCGCTGCCTAACGCAGCCAGGAACATTGCGGAATCAGCTTTGAGTTGTGTTGGAATTAATTTGGCTGAGAAAACTAAACTTACTATTCTTAAAGATGCTTCTGGAATAATTAAGCCCTCTAGGATGACCCTTTTATTAGGTCCACCATCTTCTGGGAAAACCACCCTTCTTTTGGCTTTGGCTGGAAAATTAGACCCTAGCTTAAAG GTTAAAGGAGAAATCACATACAATGGGCACGGGCTAAAGGAATTTGTACCCCAAAAATCATCGGCATACATTAGTCAAAATGATGTTCATGTTGCTGAAATGACTGTTAAAGAAACTCTTGATTTCTCTGCTAGATGCCAAGGAGTTGGCTCTCGTTATg aaCTTCTAACGGAGCTTGCAAGGAGAGAAAGGGATGCTGGAATCTTCCCAGAGGCTGAAATTGATCTTTTCATGAAG GCAACTGCTGTGGAGGGACTTGAAAGCAGCCTAATCACTGATTACACCCTCAGG ATTTTGGGGCTTGATGTGTGTCGGGACACAATTGTTGGGGATGAAATGATACGTGGCATTTCTGGTGGACAGAAGAAGCGTGTCACTACAG GGGAGATGATTGTTGGGCCaacaaaaacattatttatgGACGAGATATCTACTGGACTGGACAGCTCAACTACATTTCAGATAGTGAAATGTTTACAGCAGATTGTACATCTTACAGAGGCCACCATCTTGATGTCTCTACTCCAGCCTGCTCCTGAGACATTCGATCTTTTTGACGATATCATTCTCTTATCTGAAGGCCAGATTGTTTACCAAGGCCCACGTGAACATGTACTCGAATTCTTCGAAACCTGTGGTTTTAAATGTCCAGAAAGAAAAGGCACTGCTGACTTCTTGCAAGAG GTTACATCAAAGAAGGATCAAGAACAGTACTGGGTGAATAAACATAAGCCATACCAGTACATATCAGTAAGTGAATTTGCAAAGAGATTCAAGCGCTTCCATGTTGGCTTACGTATAGAAAATGAGCTATCAGTTCCTTATGACAAAACAAGAAGTCACCCAGCTGctttaatattcaaaaagtaCACTGTCCCTACATTAGAGCTTCTTAAGACAAACTTTGATAAAGAATGGCTTTTGATCAAGAGGAACTCTTTTGTTTACATTTTCAAGACCGTTCAAATAGTTATCGTCGCCCTCATTGCATCAACTGTGTTCTTGAGGATCAAAATGCACCACGAAACTGAAGATGATGGTGGTGTCTATGTTGGTGCCCTCATATTTGGAATGGTCAGCAATATGTTCAATGGTTTCTCTGAGCTCTCACTCATCATACAAAGGCTTCCTGTTTTCTACAAGCATAGGGACCTTCTTTTCCATCCACCTTGGACTTTCACTTTACCAACTGTACTCCTTAAGGTTCCAATTTCTGTGTTCGAGACTATTGTGTGGATGGTCATGACATATTATACCATTGGTTTTGCCCCTGAAGCTAGCAG GTTCTTCAAGCAATCACTGTTGATTTTTCTGATCCAACAAATGGCTGCTGGATTATTTAGGCTCACTGCAGGAGTTTGTAGGACTATGATTATTGCAAATACTGGTGGAGCACTCACACTCCTTCTTGTGTtcctattgggtggtttcaTCCTGCCTAGAG GTTCAATTCCAGACTGGTGGCGATGGGGATTTTGGGTTTCACCTCTATCCTACGGGTTCAACGCTTTCACTGTAAATGAAATGTTTGCTCCAAGGTGGATGAACAGAACT GCCTCAGATGGAATTACTAGATTGGGTGTGCAAGTGATGAGAAGCTTTGATGTTTTtgctgaaaagaggtggttttGGATTGGTGCTGCTGCTCTTCTGGGGTTCACAATTCTCTTCAACATTCTTTTTACCTTTGTTCTTATGTATCTCAGCC CTCTAAACAAACCACAAGCTATATTATCCAAAGAGCAGGCCAGGGATATGGAAGCTGAtcaagaagaaagtagggaccCCCCTAGACTTAGAGTCAACAGATCGAAGAGAGATGATCTCCCTCGATCCTTATCTGCAGCTGATGGAAACAGAACAA GAGAAATGGAAATCCGACGAATGAGCAGTCGTACTGGCTCTACTGGTCTCCATAGAAATGAAGATGCAAATCTTGAGGCTGCAAATGGTGTAGCACCAAAGAAAGGAATGATTCTACCATTTACTCCACTGGCAATGTCCTTCGAGGATGTTAGCTACTTTGTTGACATGCCACCT GAAATGAGGGACCAAGGAGTAACAGAGGACAGACTTCAATTGCTTCGCGAAGTGACTGGTGCATTTAGGCCAGGCGTATTGACAGCACTGATGGGAGTCAGTGGAGCAGGAAAGACTACACTCATGGATGTTCTAGCTGGACGTAAGACTGGAGGCTACATTGAAGGTGATGTAAGAATATCCGGATTTCCAAAGAATCAAGAAACATTTGCCAGAGTTTCAGGATATTGTGAACAAACTGATATACACTCACCTCAAGTAACTATCCATGAATCTTTGTTATTTTCGGCTTTCCTCCGGCTCCCAAAAGAAGTCAGAAAAGAAGATAAGATG GTTTTTGTGGATGAAGTAATGGATCTGGTTGAGCTAGACAATCTCAAGGATGCAATTGTAGGGCTACCAGGAGTTACTGGTTTGTCAACAGaacaaagaaaaagattgaCTATTGCAGTAGAGCTTGTTGCAAAtccttcaattatttttatggaTGAACCGACTTCTGGTCTTGATGCAAGAGCAGCAGCTATTGTTATGAGAACTGTGAGAAACACAGTGGACACAGGGAGAACTGTTGTCTGCACAATACATCAACCAAGTATCGATATATTTGAAGCATTTGATGAG CTGCTTCTTATGAAAAGAGGCGGGCAAGTAATCTATGCAGGCCCATTAGGTCGACATTCTCAGaaaattattgattattttgag GCAATTCCAGGAgttcaaaaaattaaagagaagtATAATCCAGCAACCTGGATGCTAGAGGCCAGTTCAATTTCCACAGAAACTCGACTAGGAATGGATTTTGCTGAATACTACAGATCATCTGCTTTGCATCA AAGAAACAAGGCTCTTGTCAATGATTTGAGCACACCTCCTCCTGGAGCCAAAGACCTCTACTTTACCACACAATATTCCCAGCCCACATGGGGCCAGTTCAAGTCCTGCTTCTGGAAACAATGGTGGACTTACTGGAGAAGTCCAGACTATAACCTTGTCAGATTCTTCTTTAGTCTGGCTGCAGCACTAATGATAGGGACAATTTTCTGGAACATTGGCAGTAAAAT AGTTACTAGTGGTGATCTAATGATAGTCATCGGGGCAATGTATGCAGCTGTACTGTTTGTTGGAATCAATAATTGTTCGACTGTACAGCCAATTGTAGCCGTTGAGAGAACCGTCTTTTATAGAGAAAGGGCTGCTGGGATGTATTCAGCATTACCATATGCTATGGCACAG GTAATTGCAGAAATACCATACGTACTCATCCAAACAACATACTATACTCTTATAGTGTATGCTATGATTGGCTTTGAGTGGACGGCGGCTAAATTCTTCTGGTTCTATTTTGTAACCTTCTTCTCCTTCCTATACTGGACATACTATGGAATGATGACTGTTTCCATCACACCGAACCACCAAGTAGCTGCGATCTTTGCTGCAGCATTCTATGCTCTCTTCAATCTCTTCTCTGGTTTCTTCATTCCCAGACCA AGAATTCCCAAGTGGTGGATATGGTATTACTGGATCTGTCCAGTTGCATGGACTGTTTATGGTTGCATTGTATCACAGTATGGTGATGTGGAGGCTACTATCAAAGTCCCAAATATGGCTCGAGACCCTATGATTAAGGACTACATTAAAGATCATTTCGGATACAATCCAGACTTCATGGCACCAGTTGCTGTAGTTTTGGTTGGTTTTGCAGTCTTTTTCGCCTTTATGTACTCTTACGCTATTAAGACATTGAACTTCCAAACAAGATAG
- the LOC107012950 gene encoding protein PAF1 homolog isoform X2, protein MSQFKQNWGYRVNEGSPYSYQFIPPPPLSRHPYLPPPPPDSLYPQPPPPPPSPTPYPPPPSPPPPSSFTQPSQPLFSPLVNRYPPSSPPPPSEPRFRLLPPPSCPHPPSQTVRFKQTAPLPGENSNETREERRLRKKKEFEKVRQKQRIREAQNRIVEKTKLIFFGRKGHGSIRSDRNIAPLPSGGMTGNLLKKQQLKSFSSRNKSRELGEGINIPTICQHKEDFSSHCSQSI, encoded by the exons ATGTCTCAGTTCAAGCAGAATTGGGGTTATCGGGTGAACGAGGGCTCGCCATACTCGTACCAATTCATCCCTCCTCCTCCACTGTCGAGACATCCATATCTGCCGCCGCCTCCGCCGGATTCCTTGTATCCACAGCCTCCTCCTCCTCCACCTTCTCCGACACCGTACCCACCTCcaccttctcctcctcctccttcgtCTTTTACTCAACCGTCTCAGCCACTGTTCTCTCCGCTAGTAAATCGGTATCCACCTTCGTCCCCTCCTCCACCTTCTGAGCCCCGATTCCGTCTGCTTCCTCCTCCTTCGTGTCCTCACCCACCTTCTCAGACTGTTCGATTTAAACAAACAGCTCCATTGCCAGGTGAAAATTCCAACGAGACTAGGGAAGAGAGGAggttgaggaagaagaaggaattcGAAAAAGTGAGACAGAAACAGAGAATAAGGGAAGCACAGAACAGAATTGTGGAGAAAACGAAGTTGATATTTTTTGGTAGGAAGGGGCATGGGTCAATTAGATCAGACAGAAATATTGCCCCTTTGCCAAGTGGTGGCATGACAGGCAACCTGTTGAAGAAGCAGCAGCTGAA AAGCTTTAGCAGCAGAAATAAGTCAAGAGAACTTGGAGAAGGGATTAATATACCCACCATTTGCCAACATAAGGAAGATTTCAGCTCACATTGCAGCCAAAGCATATGA
- the LOC107012950 gene encoding protein PAF1 homolog isoform X1, with amino-acid sequence MSQFKQNWGYRVNEGSPYSYQFIPPPPLSRHPYLPPPPPDSLYPQPPPPPPSPTPYPPPPSPPPPSSFTQPSQPLFSPLVNRYPPSSPPPPSEPRFRLLPPPSCPHPPSQTVRFKQTAPLPGENSNETREERRLRKKKEFEKVRQKQRIREAQNRIVEKTKLIFFGRKGHGSIRSDRNIAPLPSGGMTGNLLKKQQLNRSFSSRNKSRELGEGINIPTICQHKEDFSSHCSQSI; translated from the exons ATGTCTCAGTTCAAGCAGAATTGGGGTTATCGGGTGAACGAGGGCTCGCCATACTCGTACCAATTCATCCCTCCTCCTCCACTGTCGAGACATCCATATCTGCCGCCGCCTCCGCCGGATTCCTTGTATCCACAGCCTCCTCCTCCTCCACCTTCTCCGACACCGTACCCACCTCcaccttctcctcctcctccttcgtCTTTTACTCAACCGTCTCAGCCACTGTTCTCTCCGCTAGTAAATCGGTATCCACCTTCGTCCCCTCCTCCACCTTCTGAGCCCCGATTCCGTCTGCTTCCTCCTCCTTCGTGTCCTCACCCACCTTCTCAGACTGTTCGATTTAAACAAACAGCTCCATTGCCAGGTGAAAATTCCAACGAGACTAGGGAAGAGAGGAggttgaggaagaagaaggaattcGAAAAAGTGAGACAGAAACAGAGAATAAGGGAAGCACAGAACAGAATTGTGGAGAAAACGAAGTTGATATTTTTTGGTAGGAAGGGGCATGGGTCAATTAGATCAGACAGAAATATTGCCCCTTTGCCAAGTGGTGGCATGACAGGCAACCTGTTGAAGAAGCAGCAGCTGAA CAGAAGCTTTAGCAGCAGAAATAAGTCAAGAGAACTTGGAGAAGGGATTAATATACCCACCATTTGCCAACATAAGGAAGATTTCAGCTCACATTGCAGCCAAAGCATATGA
- the LOC107012898 gene encoding NADP-dependent malic enzyme, chloroplastic, translating to MFSLNGTNFPNNSLSGVSRCLTQSRKRVSFPMVVVSVNPNGRSADRNVSVLMENTLKEMKENSPVIDEDSESTVTGGVGDVYGEDTATEDQTITPWNFSVASGYSLLRNPHYNKGLAFSEKERDSHYLRGLLPPVVFSHELQVKKLMNNLRQYDVPLQRYMAMMDLQERNERLFYKLLMENVEELLPVVYTPTVGEACQKYGSIFRRPQGLFISLKEKGKILEVLKNWPEKKIQVIVVTDGERILGLGDLGCQGMGIPVGKLSLYTALGGIRPSSCLPVTIDVGTNNEKLLKDEFYIGLRQRRTRGQEYAELLDEFMSAVKQTYGEKVLIQFEDFANHNAFDLLAKYGTSHLVFNDDIQGTASVVLAGIMAALNLVGGNLAQHRFLFLGAGEAGTGIAELIALEMSKQTGAPLEESRKKTWMVDSKGLIVRSRMESLKHFKRPWAHDHEPVKELVNAVKLIKPTVLIGSSGTGKTFTKEVVQAMATFNKKPIIFALSNPTSQSECTAEEAYTWSEGRAIFASGSPFTPVEYKGKVFVSGQGNNAYIFPGLGLGLIISGAIRVHDDMLLAASEALAAEVSQENLEKGLIYPPFANIRKISAHIAAKVAAKAYELGLATRLPQPENLVAYAESCMYSPSYRSYR from the exons ATGTTCTCATTGAATGGAACCAATTTTCCG AATAATTCGTTATCTGGGGTTTCAAGATGCTTGACTCAGTCCCGGAAAAGGGTATCTTTTCCTATGGTGGTGGTCTCTGTGAACCCAAATGGAAGATCGGCAGACCGGAATgtgagtgttttaatggagaatACTTTGAAGGAGATGAAGGAAAATTCTCCAGTTATAGATGAAGATTCTGAATCGACGGTCACTGGTGGAGTCGGCGATGTGTACGGAGAGGATACTGCTACGGAAGATCAAACCATTACTCCTTGGAACTTCTCTGTTGCTAG CGGATACTCATTGTTGCGTAATCCACATTACAACAAAGGGTTAGCTTTCAGCGAGAAAGAAAGGGATTCACACTATTTACGTGGCCTTCTTCCTCCTGTGGTTTTTAGTCACGAGCTTCAG GTTAAGAAATTGATGAACAATCTGCGTCAGTATGATGTACCACTACAAAGGTACATGGCCATGATGGATCTTCAG GAGAGAAATGAGAGGCTATTTTACAAGCTTCTTATGGAAAACGTGGAAGAGCTTCTCCCGGTAGTTTATACTCCGACAGTAGGCGAAGCATGCCAGAAATATGGTAGCATCTTCAGACGACCTCAAGGCCTTTTTATCAGTTTGAAAGAAAA AGGCAAAATTCTTGAGGTATTAAAGAATTGGCCTGAGAAGAAAATTCAAGTTATTGTTGTAACTGATGGAGAACGAATATTAGGCCTTGGAGACTTAGGTTGCCAG GGAATGGGGATACCAGTAGGGAAACTCTCTTTATACACCGCTCTTGGAGGCATTCGGCCGTCATCT TGCTTGCCAGTAACCATTGATGTGGGCACAAACAATGAGAAATTGTTAAAAGATGAATTTTACATTGGGCTGAGACAAAGAAGAACTAGAGGACAG GAATATGCTGAACTCTTGGATGAATTTATGTCTGCTGTCAAGCAGACTTACGGAGAGAAAGTGCTCATTCAG TTTGAAGACTTTGCGAATCATAACGCATTTGACCTTCTTGCGAAATATGGAACTAGCCACCTTGTTTTCAATGATGACATTCAG GGGACTGCATCTGTGGTCCTAGCAGGGATCATGGCAGCACTAAACTTAGTGGGAGGAAACTTGGCACAGCATAGATTTTTATTCCTGGGAGCTGGAGAG GCTGGTACCGGGATAGCAGAACTCATAGCTCTTGAGATGTCAAAGCAG ACTGGAGCCCCTCTAGAAGAGTCACGCAAAAAAACTTGGATGGTGGATTCTAAG GGGTTGATAGTTAGGTCTCGCATGGAGTCACTTAAACATTTTAAGAGGCCCTGGGCTCATGATCACGAGCCAGTAAAAGAACTGGTGAATGCTGTTAAG TTAATTAAGCCAACCGTCTTGATTGGATCTTCTGGCACCGGGAAGACGTTTACTAAGGAAGTGGTACAAGCTATGGCAACCTTCAATAAG AAACCAATTATTTTTGCTCTCTCCAACCCAACATCACAGTCTGAATGTACTGCTGAAGAGGCTTATACGTGGAGTGAA GGGCGGGCCATTTTTGCTAGCGGGAGTCCTTTCACTCCAGTTGAGTACAAGGGGAAAGTCTTCGTGTCTGGTCAG GGAAATAATGCATACATCTTCCCTGGTTTGGGTCTGGGACTGATAATATCTGGTGCGATTCGCGTTCATGATGACATGCTCCTGGCAGCCT CGGAAGCTTTAGCAGCAGAAGTAAGTCAAGAGAACTTGGAGAAGGGATTAATATACCCTCCTTTTGCCAACATAAGGAAGATTTCAGCTCACATTGCCGCCAAAGTGGCAGCCAAAGCATATGAACTTG GCTTGGCCACTCGTCTACCTCAACCGGAGAACCTAGTAGCATATGCAGAGAGTTGCATGTACAGTCCAAGTTATCGTAGCTATCGCTAA